A stretch of the Leguminivora glycinivorella isolate SPB_JAAS2020 chromosome 2, LegGlyc_1.1, whole genome shotgun sequence genome encodes the following:
- the LOC125242248 gene encoding uncharacterized protein LOC125242248 encodes MGWGIGLSAASGVMAVEVCTPLLLLCWLCCWPEDGSDSSSSGHPRKPVLVSNEGSRRSSGLRARTFGSSAVSLHLPGTSGSPSLAARSHDDLTLARASAPEVIREVLTRRDWDRSARELFIPLRSDPETFSSPRSPVAPRATPEDLGLDPPCKKHHTNIKGRKELRAAPPERDEESPSTFYIGDNETEKLEERPICSAKKEKQCMNESIRCKERPWRLAAMGPGLPGLAVDEVDALDALSAAPSALDGTPDPLDSLGSTPDALDRSGAMHHALDSRAAADMGYARIVPLSPISVDVVGYEYEGGAYGDEADRFTLVPSTPAEPGVPAARARHASDGDILGPAPRPESGAFSESDVDLEQRLALQAVEFQEHEEFRERTPLTAPRSTCTDRRETAI; translated from the exons ATGGGGTGGGGGATTGGCTTGTCGGCGGCGAGCGGCGTGATGGCGGTGGAAGTGTGCACGCCGCTGCTGCTGCTGTGCTGGCTCTGTTGCTGGCCCGAGGATGGCTCCG ACTCGTCCAGCTCAGGGCACCCTCGCAAGCCTGTTTTAGTCAGTAATG AAGGATCGAGACGGTCTTCAGGACTGCGCGCACGAACTTTTGGAAGCAGCGCCGTGTCTTTGCATCTTCCGGGCACATCTG GTTCCCCTAGCCTAGCTGCGCGGAGCCACGATGACCTAACTCTAGCCCGGGCCTCAGCACCAGAAGTGATACGAGAAGTGCTCACGCGCAGAGACTGGGATCGCTCCGCACGAGAACTGTTCATCCCCCTGCGGTCGGACCCCGAGACTTTCTCCTCCCCCCGTAGCCCTGTCGCCCCGCGCGCGACTCCTGAAGACCTGGGTCTTGATCCACCATGCAAGAAACACCATACCAATATAAAGGGGCGCAAAGAACTGCGCGCGGCGCCACCGGAGCGTGACGAGGAAAGCCCTTCAACTTTCTATATTGGCGACAACGAAActgaaaaat TGGAAGAAAGACCGATATGCTCCGCAAAAAAAGAAAAGCAGTGCATGAACGAGTCAATCCGCTGCAAGGAGCGGCCTTGGCGTCTGGCGGCGATGGGCCCGGGGCTGCCCGGTCTGGCAGTTGACGAGGTGGACGCTCTGGACGCACTGTCCGCGGCACCGAGCGCGCTGGACGGCACGCCGGACCCGCTGGACTCGTTGGGCTCCACGCCGGACGCACTAGACCGCTCGGGAGCTATGCATCATGCTCTTGACTCTCGCGCCGCCGCTGATATGGGCTACGCTCGGATTGTGCCGCTCTCACCAATTTCTGTAG ATGTCGTGGGGTACGAGTACGAAGGCGGTGCGTACGGCGATGAGGCAGACCGATTTACGTTGGTACCCTCAACACCCGCGGAACCTGGGGTGCCCGCGGCACGTGCCCGCCACGCCTCTGACGGGGACATCCTAGGGCCTGCCCCGCGCCCCGAGTCTGGTGCCTTCTCTG AAAGCGACGTGGATTTGGAGCAGCGCTTGGCTCTGCAGGCTGTGGAATTCCAAGAGCACGAGGAGTTCCGGGAACGGACGCCGCTGACGGCCCCGCGCTCTACGTGCACCGACCGCCGCGAAACTGCAATATAA
- the LOC125242250 gene encoding uncharacterized protein LOC125242250, with amino-acid sequence MGRGGGVPPSRPPSQAAYYVALAGVALLLLMLCCYFLYFCIKKINELSEHESLCGAPASRAQPTPARTEAYPVQPVVRDSATAMAKLCKELPSSGGRSTVFPAASSPAALLADTGVRGGSLTSGEGATLSEDTATTGTSLESPPPAIAPMPDR; translated from the exons ATGGGTCGCGGCGGTGGCGTACCTCCATCGCGGCCGCCGTCTCAGGCGGCGTACTACGTGGCGCTAGCCGGGGTAGCGCTGCTGTTGCTAATGTTGTGCTGCTACTTCCTCTACTTCTGCATTAAGAAGATCAACG AACTGTCTGAGCACGAATCACTATGTGGAGCACCCGCTTCTCGCGCTCAACCCACACCCGCGCGCACTGAAGCCTATCCTGTGCAGCCAG TGGTGCGAGACAGTGCAACAGCGATGGCAAAGCTGTGCAAGGAGCTACCGAGCAGCGGCGGTCGGAGCACAGTGTTCCCCGCGGCATCGTCGCCCGCGGCTCTGCTGGCGGACACGGGCGTGCGCGGCGGCTCGCTGACGTCAGGAGAAGGCGCCACGCTCAGCGAGGATACCGCCACCACCGGCACGAGCTTGGAGTCCCCTCCGCCTGCCATCGCGCCAATGCCTGACAGGTAA
- the LOC125241542 gene encoding nematocyst expressed protein 4-like isoform X4, translating into MSTGTLLLALALLALLVALVACCCRRRKTQGQVLSPPPPAPPGPLQAVQAPYPQQQYVPAPYPVATSYPTQSAAPYPAAAPYPAVAPYPATAGPMPVPGGGYPAPFPAPYPSATPYPAGPFPQPLPDAHYPSAPSAPEAHAFFGVPPPGWMPPVLPPSYEQATGTKNPPYPMH; encoded by the exons ATGAGCACGGGCACGCTCCTGCTGGCGCTGGCGCTGCTGGCGCTGCTGGTGGCGCTGGTGGCCTGCTGCTGCCGCCGGCGCAAGACGCAGGGGCAGGTGCTGTCGC CCCCACCTCCCGCGCCGCCAGGGCCCCTGCAAGCCGTGCAAGCGCCCTACCCACAGCAGCAATACGTGCCTGCGCCCTACCCTG TTGCTACATCATACCCTACACAATCAGCCGCTCCCTACCCGGCGGCCGCCCCGTATCCGGCCGTGGCGCCGTACCCGGCGACGGCGGGCCCGATGCCGGTGCCGGGCGGCGGCTATCCGGCGCCGTTCCCGGCCCCGTATCCCAGCGCGACTCCGTACCCGGCCGGTCCGTTCCCACAGCCGTTGCCAGACGCTCACTACCCCTCCGCACCTAGCGCGCCAGAGGCTCATG CGTTCTTTGGCGTGCCGCCGCCGGGCTGGATGCCGCCAG TACTGCCGCCGTCGTACGAGCAGGCGACGGGGACCAAGAACCCTCCGTACCCCATGCACTGA
- the LOC125241542 gene encoding protein shisa-5-like isoform X1: MWSSDSAEDDYDILSDMSHDHDHDDDNIFHHFKNRAMSTGTLLLALALLALLVALVACCCRRRKTQGQVLSPPPPAPPGPLQAVQAPYPQQQYVPAPYPVATSYPTQSAAPYPAAAPYPAVAPYPATAGPMPVPGGGYPAPFPAPYPSATPYPAGPFPQPLPDAHYPSAPSAPEAHAFFGVPPPGWMPPVLPPSYEQATGTKNPPYPMH, from the exons ATGTGGAGTTCAGATTCTGCAGAGGACGACTACGATATATTAAGCGACATGTCTCACGACCACGACCACGACGACGACAACATTTTCCACCATTTCAAG AATCGAGCGATGAGCACGGGCACGCTCCTGCTGGCGCTGGCGCTGCTGGCGCTGCTGGTGGCGCTGGTGGCCTGCTGCTGCCGCCGGCGCAAGACGCAGGGGCAGGTGCTGTCGC CCCCACCTCCCGCGCCGCCAGGGCCCCTGCAAGCCGTGCAAGCGCCCTACCCACAGCAGCAATACGTGCCTGCGCCCTACCCTG TTGCTACATCATACCCTACACAATCAGCCGCTCCCTACCCGGCGGCCGCCCCGTATCCGGCCGTGGCGCCGTACCCGGCGACGGCGGGCCCGATGCCGGTGCCGGGCGGCGGCTATCCGGCGCCGTTCCCGGCCCCGTATCCCAGCGCGACTCCGTACCCGGCCGGTCCGTTCCCACAGCCGTTGCCAGACGCTCACTACCCCTCCGCACCTAGCGCGCCAGAGGCTCATG CGTTCTTTGGCGTGCCGCCGCCGGGCTGGATGCCGCCAG TACTGCCGCCGTCGTACGAGCAGGCGACGGGGACCAAGAACCCTCCGTACCCCATGCACTGA
- the LOC125241542 gene encoding nematocyst expressed protein 4-like isoform X3 — MWSSDSAEDDYDILSDMSHDHDHDDDNIFHHFKNRAMSTGTLLLALALLALLVALVACCCRRRKTQGQVLSPPPPAPPGPLQAVQAPYPQQQYVPAPYPVATSYPTQSAAPYPAAAPYPAVAPYPATAGPMPVPGGGYPAPFPAPYPSATPYPAGPFPQPLPDAHYPSAPSAPEAHVLPPSYEQATGTKNPPYPMH, encoded by the exons ATGTGGAGTTCAGATTCTGCAGAGGACGACTACGATATATTAAGCGACATGTCTCACGACCACGACCACGACGACGACAACATTTTCCACCATTTCAAG AATCGAGCGATGAGCACGGGCACGCTCCTGCTGGCGCTGGCGCTGCTGGCGCTGCTGGTGGCGCTGGTGGCCTGCTGCTGCCGCCGGCGCAAGACGCAGGGGCAGGTGCTGTCGC CCCCACCTCCCGCGCCGCCAGGGCCCCTGCAAGCCGTGCAAGCGCCCTACCCACAGCAGCAATACGTGCCTGCGCCCTACCCTG TTGCTACATCATACCCTACACAATCAGCCGCTCCCTACCCGGCGGCCGCCCCGTATCCGGCCGTGGCGCCGTACCCGGCGACGGCGGGCCCGATGCCGGTGCCGGGCGGCGGCTATCCGGCGCCGTTCCCGGCCCCGTATCCCAGCGCGACTCCGTACCCGGCCGGTCCGTTCCCACAGCCGTTGCCAGACGCTCACTACCCCTCCGCACCTAGCGCGCCAGAGGCTCATG TACTGCCGCCGTCGTACGAGCAGGCGACGGGGACCAAGAACCCTCCGTACCCCATGCACTGA
- the LOC125241542 gene encoding nematocyst expressed protein 4-like isoform X2 — protein sequence MWSSDSAEDDYDILSDMSHDHDHDDDNIFHHFKNRAMSTGTLLLALALLALLVALVACCCRRRKTQGQVLSPPPPAPPGPLQAVQAPYPQQQYVPAPYPVATSYPTQSAAPYPAAAPYPAVAPYPATAGPMPVPGGGYPAPFPAPYPSATPYPAGPFPQPLPDAHYPSAPSAPEAHDVFDLVSKSVVSLGPAPVPPPRRAPAGRSQPP from the exons ATGTGGAGTTCAGATTCTGCAGAGGACGACTACGATATATTAAGCGACATGTCTCACGACCACGACCACGACGACGACAACATTTTCCACCATTTCAAG AATCGAGCGATGAGCACGGGCACGCTCCTGCTGGCGCTGGCGCTGCTGGCGCTGCTGGTGGCGCTGGTGGCCTGCTGCTGCCGCCGGCGCAAGACGCAGGGGCAGGTGCTGTCGC CCCCACCTCCCGCGCCGCCAGGGCCCCTGCAAGCCGTGCAAGCGCCCTACCCACAGCAGCAATACGTGCCTGCGCCCTACCCTG TTGCTACATCATACCCTACACAATCAGCCGCTCCCTACCCGGCGGCCGCCCCGTATCCGGCCGTGGCGCCGTACCCGGCGACGGCGGGCCCGATGCCGGTGCCGGGCGGCGGCTATCCGGCGCCGTTCCCGGCCCCGTATCCCAGCGCGACTCCGTACCCGGCCGGTCCGTTCCCACAGCCGTTGCCAGACGCTCACTACCCCTCCGCACCTAGCGCGCCAGAGGCTCATG ATGTGTTTGACCTGGTGTCCAAGTCTGTGGTGAGCTTGGGGCCCGCGCCGGTGCCcccgccgcgccgcgcgcccGCGGGCCGCTCACAGCCCCCTTGA
- the LOC125240602 gene encoding 39S ribosomal protein L54, mitochondrial, with translation MYRVLYGRLLAVPVTVDVRAMHSAAPMFAAAKKTTSAAGGVMGLGKGKKKLGKLGTMEKRELPVETDPQKLVTQVCGANIYTTGEDPKLGPDSEYPDWLWELHTGPAPPLESLDPDTKAYWLRVRAAGMRRNNKLRSLRKF, from the exons ATGTACCGCGTCCTATATGGACGACTGCTGGCAGTGCCAGTCACGGTGGACGTACGTGCCATGCACAGCGCGGCACCAATGTTTGCCGCTGCCAAGAAAACAACATCAGCCGCTGGAG GTGTAATGGGGTTAGGCAAAGGCAAGAAGAAGTTAGGCAAGCTAGGTACCATGGAAAAGCGTGAACTCCCAGTGGAAACAGATCCACAGAAACTTGTCACTCAAGTATGTGGAGCCAATATCTATACCACAGGAGAAGACCCTAAG CTGGGACCAGATAGCGAGTACCCCGACTGGCTGTGGGAGCTGCACACAggccccgcgccgccgctgGAGTCGCTGGACCCCGACACGAAGGCCTACTGGCTGCGCGTGCGCGCCGCCGGCATGCGCCGCAACAACAAGCTACGGTCGCTGCGCAAGTTTTag
- the LOC125242224 gene encoding outer dense fiber protein 3-like produces the protein MSKKPLGPGPGAYMLPTTVGFPMHDPSRDRAPMYSFGTRADCRVKAIGPGPSYRIDRVTRDGVVSSPNWSFGSRFPVRSTLRTPGPGAHAPERCPPQTARAPQYSMGARLGYALKRMVPAPNAYALRLGPGTPAWSMAPRSGYNLKSKSPGPAVYFQQNTDVYKNRQPIYSLGARLGFQNRLKTPGPAAYPPNLYNTKKNPYSYSFGIHHGAYAPPMIVKEDTMDCL, from the exons ATGTCTAAAAAACCGTTAG GGCCGGGGCCCGGCGCCTACATGCTGCCGACGACGGTCGGGTTCCCGATGCACGacccgtcgcgcgaccgcgcgCCCATGTACTCGTTCGGCACGCGAGCAGACTGCCGCGTCAAGGCCATCGGCCCGGGCCCCAGCTACCGAATCGACCGGGTCACGCGCGACGGTGTCGTCTCCTCACCTAATTGGAGCTTCGGGTCCAG ATTCCCAGTTCGATCCACGCTCCGCACGCCAGGCCCGGGCGCCCACGCACCCGAGCGCTGCCCGCCGCAGACAGCCAGAGCCCCGCAGTACTCAATGGGCGCGCGACTCGGCTACGCCCTGAAGCGGATGGTGCCTGCGCCCAACGCCTACGCGCTACGCCTGGGCCCCGGCACGCCCGCCTGGTCCATGGCCCCGCGCTCCGGCTACAACCTCAAATCCAAATCGCCGGGACCCGCCGTTTACTTCCAGCAGAATACCGATGTTTACAAGAATAG GCAACCTATTTACTCGCTGGGTGCGCGGTTGGGCTTCCAGAACCGCCTCAAGACTCCTGGACCTGCGGCCTATCCACCCAACCTCTACAACACTAAGAAG AATCCATACTCGTACTCATTCGGCATCCACCACGGAGCTTATGCGCCACCTATGATCGTCAAAGAAGACACCATGGACTGTCTGTGA